A single Perognathus longimembris pacificus isolate PPM17 chromosome 17, ASM2315922v1, whole genome shotgun sequence DNA region contains:
- the Tmem199 gene encoding transmembrane protein 199 isoform X2 yields the protein MASSLLAGERLVRALGPGGELESEQLPRKLREQLEAALRKKTTGGSGTLDSRRVVSFRLIRDLHKHLRERDSTLYLHELLEGSEIYLPEVVKPPRNPELVARLEKIKIQLANEEYKRITRNVTCQDSRYVGTLSDLGKQVAAAFVCTYLGSQYIFTEMASRVLAALIVASVVGLAELYVMVRVMEGELGEP from the exons ATGGCGTCTTCATTGCTTGCCGGCGAGCGCCTGGTGCGCGCTCTGGGACCCGGCGGGGAGCTAGAGTCCGAGCAGCTACCTCGGAAGCTACGTGAACAGCTCGAGGCCGCGCTGAGGAAGAAGACCACTGGCGGTAGTGGCACCCTTGACTCCCGACGCGTGGTTTCTTTCCGGCTGATCCGGGATCTGCACAAGCACCTGAGAGAACGGG ATTCTACACTGTACCTTCATGAACTCCTAGAAGGCAGTGAAATCTATCTCCCAGAGGTTGTGAAGCCTCCCCGG AACCCAGAGCTAGTTGCCCGGCTAGAGAAGATTAAGATACAGTTGGCCAATGAGGAATATAAGCGGATCACTCGCAATGTCACCTGTCAG gatTCACGGTATGTTGGGACTCTCAGTGACCTTGGAAAGCAAG TGGCAGCTGCCTTCGTCTGCACTTACCTTGGAAGCCAATATATCTTCACAGAAATGGCCTCG AGGGTGCTGGCTGCCTTGATCGTTGCCTCAGTGGTGGGTCTGGCTGAACTCTATGTCATGGTACGAGTAATGGAAGGAGAGTTGGGCGAGCCGTAA
- the Tmem199 gene encoding transmembrane protein 199 isoform X1 encodes MASSLLAGERLVRALGPGGELESEQLPRKLREQLEAALRKKTTGGSGTLDSRRVVSFRLIRDLHKHLRERDSTLYLHELLEGSEIYLPEVVKPPRNPELVARLEKIKIQLANEEYKRITRNVTCQDSRYVGTLSDLGKQVRTVKSLVITIFNFIVTVAAAFVCTYLGSQYIFTEMASRVLAALIVASVVGLAELYVMVRVMEGELGEP; translated from the exons ATGGCGTCTTCATTGCTTGCCGGCGAGCGCCTGGTGCGCGCTCTGGGACCCGGCGGGGAGCTAGAGTCCGAGCAGCTACCTCGGAAGCTACGTGAACAGCTCGAGGCCGCGCTGAGGAAGAAGACCACTGGCGGTAGTGGCACCCTTGACTCCCGACGCGTGGTTTCTTTCCGGCTGATCCGGGATCTGCACAAGCACCTGAGAGAACGGG ATTCTACACTGTACCTTCATGAACTCCTAGAAGGCAGTGAAATCTATCTCCCAGAGGTTGTGAAGCCTCCCCGG AACCCAGAGCTAGTTGCCCGGCTAGAGAAGATTAAGATACAGTTGGCCAATGAGGAATATAAGCGGATCACTCGCAATGTCACCTGTCAG gatTCACGGTATGTTGGGACTCTCAGTGACCTTGGAAAGCAAG TAAGGACAGTGAAATCTCTGGTTATCACCATCTTCAACTTCATTGTCACGGTGGCAGCTGCCTTCGTCTGCACTTACCTTGGAAGCCAATATATCTTCACAGAAATGGCCTCG AGGGTGCTGGCTGCCTTGATCGTTGCCTCAGTGGTGGGTCTGGCTGAACTCTATGTCATGGTACGAGTAATGGAAGGAGAGTTGGGCGAGCCGTAA